The proteins below are encoded in one region of Paraburkholderia aromaticivorans:
- a CDS encoding methyl-accepting chemotaxis protein: MVRFSFTQKLWLPLVVSLVALLAVSVSAAWLSRQTRIEERKNDLVNVAHVGLGIVTEYAALAQSGALSEADARRQALERLRGIRYGEDGYFLVIDSTPHMVMHAMKPALNGKDLAGTADADGRHHYVTFAAVAQKPNGGFVDYVFPHPQDPPAAAVGKIGYVVRYAPWDWIIATGAYVDDIDAAFKESLYFVGGIFAGVALLLSALVSLTNRSIRRTIGGDPAYVAQVAGEITQGNLAIPISLRDGDESSLLHTMHLMRDALAHTIEQIKGAADKVATGAREIAGGNTDLSARTENQAASLEETAASMEQMTAMVRQTAENAQTASRLTAGAEQIVNRGGEMAAQAVSTMQEISTESHKMVEIISVIEGIAFQTNILALNAAVEAARAGDAGRGFAVVAGEVRTLAQRSAAAAKEIRTLISRAVDKVGTGAEFVGQTGATIHSAREAIAKVSGVMRDIAAAAAEQSAGINQVGDAVAQMDSVTQQNAALVEQAAAVAQTLTEQARLLQVSISQFNLQQQGSGEGTGPLRVHRPTAKEARGFAAVV; the protein is encoded by the coding sequence ATGGTCCGATTCAGTTTTACACAGAAGCTCTGGCTGCCGCTGGTCGTCAGCCTCGTGGCACTTCTCGCCGTGTCGGTGTCGGCGGCTTGGCTGTCGCGGCAGACGCGCATCGAGGAGCGCAAAAACGATCTGGTGAACGTGGCGCATGTCGGGCTCGGCATCGTGACGGAATATGCGGCGCTGGCGCAAAGCGGCGCGCTCAGCGAAGCGGACGCCCGCCGGCAGGCGCTCGAACGGCTGCGCGGCATACGTTACGGCGAGGACGGCTATTTTCTCGTCATCGATTCGACACCGCACATGGTCATGCATGCGATGAAGCCTGCGTTGAACGGCAAGGATCTCGCCGGCACCGCCGATGCCGACGGCCGTCACCACTACGTGACGTTCGCCGCGGTCGCGCAGAAGCCGAACGGCGGCTTCGTCGATTATGTGTTCCCGCATCCGCAGGACCCGCCCGCCGCCGCGGTCGGCAAGATCGGCTACGTCGTGCGTTACGCGCCGTGGGACTGGATCATCGCCACGGGCGCTTACGTGGATGACATCGACGCCGCGTTCAAGGAGTCGCTGTATTTCGTCGGCGGAATCTTTGCCGGCGTCGCGCTGCTGCTGTCCGCGCTTGTCTCGCTGACCAATCGCAGCATCCGGCGCACGATTGGCGGCGACCCGGCCTACGTTGCGCAAGTGGCCGGCGAAATTACCCAGGGCAACCTCGCCATTCCCATCAGCCTCCGTGACGGCGACGAGTCGAGCCTGCTGCATACCATGCACCTTATGCGCGACGCGCTCGCCCACACGATCGAGCAGATCAAGGGCGCAGCCGACAAAGTGGCGACGGGCGCGCGTGAGATTGCTGGCGGCAACACGGATCTGTCGGCGCGCACGGAGAATCAGGCGGCGTCGCTCGAGGAAACCGCGGCGAGCATGGAGCAAATGACGGCAATGGTCCGACAAACGGCGGAGAACGCTCAGACAGCGAGCCGACTGACCGCCGGCGCTGAGCAGATCGTCAATCGTGGCGGCGAGATGGCGGCGCAAGCGGTATCGACGATGCAGGAGATATCGACGGAATCGCACAAGATGGTGGAGATCATCTCGGTCATCGAAGGCATCGCGTTTCAGACCAATATTCTCGCGCTGAACGCGGCGGTGGAAGCGGCCCGGGCCGGCGATGCGGGGCGTGGTTTCGCGGTCGTCGCCGGCGAGGTTCGCACGCTCGCGCAGCGCAGCGCGGCGGCAGCAAAGGAAATCCGCACGCTGATCAGCCGCGCGGTGGACAAGGTCGGGACCGGCGCCGAGTTCGTCGGCCAAACCGGCGCGACGATTCACTCCGCGCGCGAGGCCATTGCGAAAGTGTCGGGCGTCATGCGCGATATCGCGGCGGCGGCCGCCGAGCAAAGCGCCGGCATCAATCAGGTCGGCGACGCCGTCGCGCAGATGGATAGCGTGACCCAGCAAAACGCGGCGCTGGTCGAGCAGGCCGCGGCGGTGGCGCAGACGCTGACTGAACAGGCGAGGCTGCTGCAAGTGTCGATCAGCCAGTTCAACTTGCAGCAGCAGGGTTCCGGCGAGGGAACCGGGCCGTTGCGAGTCCATCGGCCGACAGCGAAAGAAGCGCGCGGATTTGCAGCCGTCGTTTGA
- a CDS encoding porin produces the protein MGWRAGVGGAALLFCLHSVAASDGGAGTVTLYGVLDTSLEITDPGSGWTPRMDSGAYRGSRVGLRGSESLGNGTDIIFTLENGFSSADGTLQTPGVLFNRQAWIGTRNGWGEVRFGRQYSPIYIPFKGDLDAFGAGTIASGLNNLSKITPYASNAIAYFSPVVGGFSATVMTATRDPSENDGNGIDGYYVTAAYQIDNLRLLYARQQTHGAGSLRANLGGATYAIDKVRVWLAFFNGDGGTPLYHGAGGSLSAQYSLSPDARASLGYAHVRDYTGAGASADQFSVAFEYNFSRTLLFYFSGAYLANHDDASFTLRGVNVTGLPVAYPGAPVKGVQLGVLERF, from the coding sequence GTGGGCTGGCGCGCGGGCGTAGGCGGCGCGGCGCTGTTATTTTGCTTGCACAGCGTGGCGGCCTCCGATGGCGGCGCGGGCACCGTCACGCTGTATGGCGTGCTGGACACCAGCCTCGAAATAACGGACCCGGGGTCCGGCTGGACCCCACGTATGGACTCGGGTGCCTATCGCGGTTCGCGGGTCGGCTTGCGGGGCAGCGAGTCGCTCGGCAACGGCACCGATATCATCTTCACGCTGGAAAACGGCTTTAGCTCGGCCGACGGTACGCTTCAGACTCCGGGTGTTCTATTCAACCGTCAGGCGTGGATCGGCACGCGCAACGGCTGGGGCGAGGTGCGTTTCGGCCGGCAATATTCACCCATCTATATCCCCTTCAAGGGCGACCTCGATGCGTTCGGGGCCGGCACGATCGCGTCCGGACTGAACAACCTGTCGAAGATCACGCCCTACGCCAGCAACGCGATCGCGTATTTCTCGCCGGTCGTCGGCGGCTTCAGCGCGACTGTGATGACGGCCACGCGTGATCCATCGGAGAATGACGGCAACGGCATCGACGGGTATTACGTCACCGCCGCCTATCAGATCGACAACCTCAGGCTGCTATACGCGCGCCAGCAGACCCACGGCGCGGGCTCGCTGCGGGCGAATCTCGGTGGCGCGACCTACGCGATCGACAAGGTGCGTGTGTGGCTCGCGTTCTTCAACGGCGATGGCGGCACGCCGCTCTATCACGGCGCGGGTGGATCGCTGTCGGCTCAGTACAGTCTTTCTCCAGATGCTCGCGCGTCGCTGGGCTATGCGCACGTGCGCGACTATACCGGCGCCGGCGCGAGCGCCGACCAGTTCAGCGTGGCGTTCGAATACAACTTTTCGCGGACTTTGCTGTTCTATTTCAGCGGAGCCTATCTGGCGAATCACGACGATGCCAGCTTCACCCTGCGCGGGGTCAACGTGACCGGGCTACCGGTCGCGTATCCCGGTGCGCCGGTCAAGGGCGTTCAGCTTGGCGTGCTGGAGCGCTTCTGA
- a CDS encoding PQQ-dependent sugar dehydrogenase produces the protein MRQLHRFALFMLLPLAACAAGPSSSIDTGFGPSPVLPAPESSLVTTVNIAPVQARTTDFLPTAPNGFVVTEFGRGLTHPRWLYPLPNGDVLVAESNTPQQHDEGSGVFGWIRKKVMKRAGAGTPSPDRIVLLRDTTGSGVADQQTVFLHDLHSPFGMALIGNQLYVADTDAILRFDYTPGATQIATPGVKVADLPAGPINHHWTKNILADRSGKHLYVTVGSNSNAGENGADAEADRARILEFDVASGQMRPFATGLRNPNGLSWQPESGALWTAVNERDDLGNNLVPDYMTAVKDGAFYGFPYSYYGQHIDTRVKPQRPDLVATAIAPDYALGNHTASLGLVFYDRTLFPAHYRGGAFVGQHGSWNRKPYSGYKVVFIPFADGRPAGAPEDFLSGFLTAEGHAVGRPVGVAVDTRGALLVADDVGNAVWRVAPRTDTGAAAGTPPVQ, from the coding sequence ATGCGTCAGTTACACCGCTTTGCCTTGTTCATGCTGTTGCCGCTCGCCGCGTGCGCCGCAGGTCCGTCGAGTTCCATCGATACCGGCTTTGGCCCGTCACCGGTATTGCCCGCGCCGGAATCGTCGCTGGTTACCACGGTCAATATCGCGCCCGTTCAGGCGCGGACCACCGACTTTCTCCCAACTGCGCCAAATGGCTTCGTCGTGACGGAATTCGGCCGCGGGCTGACTCATCCGCGCTGGCTCTACCCGTTGCCGAACGGCGATGTACTCGTGGCGGAAAGCAACACGCCGCAGCAGCACGACGAAGGAAGCGGCGTATTCGGCTGGATCAGAAAAAAGGTCATGAAACGCGCGGGAGCGGGCACGCCGAGTCCCGACCGTATCGTGCTATTGCGCGATACCACCGGCAGCGGCGTCGCCGATCAACAGACCGTGTTCCTCCATGATCTGCACTCGCCGTTCGGGATGGCGCTGATTGGCAATCAACTGTATGTCGCCGATACGGACGCCATTCTGCGATTCGACTACACGCCCGGCGCGACGCAGATCGCAACACCTGGCGTGAAGGTGGCTGATTTGCCGGCTGGGCCGATCAATCATCACTGGACCAAAAACATCCTGGCCGACCGTTCGGGCAAGCATCTCTACGTGACGGTGGGATCGAACAGCAACGCGGGAGAAAACGGCGCCGACGCCGAAGCAGACCGCGCACGGATTCTCGAATTCGACGTGGCGTCGGGCCAGATGCGGCCCTTCGCGACAGGCTTGCGCAACCCCAACGGACTGTCCTGGCAGCCGGAGAGTGGCGCACTGTGGACCGCCGTCAACGAGCGCGACGACCTGGGCAACAACCTCGTGCCGGATTACATGACTGCCGTGAAAGACGGCGCGTTTTACGGGTTTCCCTACAGCTATTACGGCCAGCATATCGACACGCGCGTCAAACCTCAGCGCCCCGACCTGGTCGCCACGGCAATCGCACCGGACTATGCGCTCGGCAACCATACGGCATCGCTCGGACTGGTTTTTTACGACCGGACGCTGTTCCCCGCGCATTACCGTGGCGGCGCTTTCGTCGGTCAGCATGGCTCGTGGAATCGCAAGCCGTATAGTGGCTACAAGGTGGTGTTCATCCCCTTCGCCGATGGCCGACCGGCAGGCGCTCCGGAAGATTTCCTGAGCGGCTTTCTCACCGCCGAAGGTCACGCCGTGGGTCGGCCAGTCGGTGTCGCGGTGGATACGCGTGGGGCGCTGCTGGTGGCGGACGACGTCGGCAATGCGGTCTGGCGTGTCGCGCCGCGTACCGATACCGGCGCGGCAGCCGGTACGCCGCCAGTTCAATGA
- a CDS encoding dienelactone hydrolase family protein, with product MTQTAGSMITFSRPDGQQIQGYLAKPQKLEGAPAIVVIQEWWGVNEQIRGVADRLAQAGYLALVPDLFRGKTTVEEEEAHHLLDGLNFGDAATQDVRGAVQYLKQHATNVGVTGFCMGGALTLLALCNIPEVSAGVVWYGFPPLEYIDASKIKAPLIGHWALQDEFFVAETVDALESKLKDANVDVEFYRYLAHHGFSNETAVGPGRIPRTQFDPVWSQLAWDRTLTFFGRTLWK from the coding sequence ATGACACAGACAGCAGGTTCGATGATCACCTTTAGCCGGCCCGACGGCCAGCAGATCCAGGGCTATCTCGCCAAGCCGCAGAAGCTGGAGGGCGCGCCCGCCATCGTCGTGATTCAGGAGTGGTGGGGCGTCAACGAACAGATTCGCGGTGTGGCTGACCGGCTCGCGCAGGCCGGCTATCTGGCGCTGGTGCCCGATCTCTTTCGAGGCAAAACGACGGTCGAAGAGGAAGAAGCCCACCATCTGCTCGACGGGCTCAATTTCGGCGACGCCGCCACGCAGGATGTGCGCGGCGCGGTCCAGTATCTGAAGCAGCACGCGACGAATGTCGGCGTGACGGGCTTTTGCATGGGCGGCGCGCTGACCTTGCTCGCGCTATGCAATATCCCCGAAGTGTCGGCCGGCGTGGTCTGGTACGGTTTCCCGCCGCTGGAATATATCGACGCATCGAAAATCAAGGCGCCGCTGATTGGCCACTGGGCGTTGCAAGACGAGTTCTTCGTGGCTGAAACGGTCGACGCGCTGGAGAGCAAACTGAAGGACGCGAATGTCGACGTCGAGTTTTACCGCTATCTCGCACACCACGGGTTCTCGAACGAAACGGCGGTCGGCCCGGGCCGTATCCCCAGGACGCAGTTCGATCCGGTGTGGTCGCAACTGGCCTGGGATCGCACGCTGACGTTCTTCGGCCGCACTTTGTGGAAGTAA
- a CDS encoding SDR family NAD(P)-dependent oxidoreductase, translating to MNDLTGKTALVTGASRGIGRASALALAQAGAQVLVHYSSGEKEADAVVAEIRAAGGNAQKVAANLRAADGPHTLAKQVRAVIGHRLDILVANAGISKGVSIEDTTVEDFDDLFAVNVRAPYFLVQQLLPVMCKGSSVVLLSSLAARAAVGTLSAYAATKGAVDTLVKHFAAALGERGIRVNAVAPGVVETDMSNFTKTDTGRAATLGMQALKRVAQPDDIGGAVAFLASDAARWITGETLHVDGGSKL from the coding sequence ATGAACGACCTCACAGGAAAAACCGCGCTCGTCACGGGCGCTTCACGCGGCATCGGCCGCGCCAGTGCCCTCGCGCTCGCCCAAGCCGGCGCCCAGGTGCTGGTTCACTACAGCAGCGGCGAGAAAGAAGCCGATGCCGTGGTCGCGGAAATTCGCGCGGCCGGCGGCAATGCGCAGAAAGTCGCCGCGAATCTGCGTGCGGCCGATGGCCCGCATACGCTCGCCAAACAGGTGCGCGCCGTGATCGGCCATCGGCTGGATATTCTGGTGGCCAACGCCGGGATTTCGAAGGGGGTCAGCATCGAGGACACGACCGTCGAAGACTTCGACGATCTGTTCGCCGTGAACGTGCGCGCGCCTTACTTCCTCGTGCAGCAGTTGCTGCCGGTGATGTGCAAGGGCAGCAGCGTGGTGCTGCTGTCGTCGCTCGCGGCGCGCGCCGCGGTCGGCACGCTGTCGGCCTACGCCGCCACCAAGGGCGCGGTCGATACGCTCGTCAAGCATTTCGCCGCCGCGCTCGGTGAACGTGGCATTCGTGTGAATGCAGTGGCGCCGGGTGTCGTCGAAACCGATATGTCGAACTTCACGAAGACGGACACGGGACGCGCGGCGACGCTGGGTATGCAGGCGCTCAAGCGCGTGGCGCAACCGGATGATATCGGCGGCGCCGTGGCCTTTCTCGCCTCGGATGCCGCGCGGTGGATTACCGGCGAAACGTTGCATGTCGACGGCGGTTCGAAGCTCTGA
- a CDS encoding alpha/beta fold hydrolase, with protein sequence MNQTASNEAAATRHTHQTAPTRYVDANGIRFAYRRFGKTGGVPLVFNIHFTGTMDHWDPAVTDGLAQDREVILFNNAGISSTSGDVPESIEEMAANAAAFIKALGLKQVDVLGFSMGGLIAQTLAIAEPALVRRVILVGTGPRSGEAMQSLTPEAQEIFSAAYARPDHLWLRVHFSPSDASQTAGRRFLQRFRQRSEGRDPEANEKVAPAQLAALAKWGAPRENPFDYLKALRQPTLVVNGDHDVIIYSINSWILQQNLPNAQLIIYPDANHGSLYQYPERFVAHVAQFLAESGSAV encoded by the coding sequence ATGAACCAGACAGCTTCGAACGAAGCCGCCGCGACCCGCCACACGCATCAGACCGCGCCGACCCGGTATGTCGACGCGAATGGCATCCGCTTCGCCTATCGCCGTTTCGGCAAGACGGGCGGCGTGCCGCTCGTGTTCAATATCCATTTCACCGGGACGATGGACCACTGGGACCCGGCCGTGACCGATGGCCTTGCGCAGGATCGCGAAGTCATCCTGTTCAACAACGCCGGCATTTCGAGCACGTCCGGCGACGTGCCGGAGTCGATCGAAGAGATGGCCGCCAACGCCGCCGCGTTCATCAAGGCGCTGGGCCTCAAGCAAGTCGACGTGCTGGGCTTTTCGATGGGCGGCCTGATCGCGCAGACGCTGGCGATCGCCGAACCGGCACTGGTGCGCCGTGTGATCCTGGTCGGCACCGGCCCGCGCAGCGGCGAGGCGATGCAATCGCTCACGCCCGAGGCTCAAGAGATTTTCAGCGCTGCGTATGCACGACCGGATCATCTGTGGCTGCGCGTGCACTTTTCGCCGTCGGATGCGAGCCAGACCGCCGGCCGCCGCTTCCTGCAGCGCTTCCGCCAGCGTAGCGAAGGACGCGACCCCGAGGCCAACGAGAAGGTCGCGCCGGCCCAACTCGCCGCGCTCGCCAAATGGGGCGCGCCGCGTGAAAACCCCTTCGACTATCTGAAGGCCCTCAGGCAGCCGACGCTCGTCGTCAACGGCGACCACGACGTGATCATCTACTCGATCAACTCGTGGATTCTTCAGCAGAACCTGCCGAACGCGCAGTTGATCATCTATCCCGATGCGAACCACGGTTCGCTGTACCAGTATCCGGAGCGTTTCGTGGCCCATGTCGCGCAGTTCCTCGCCGAAAGTGGGTCCGCGGTCTGA
- a CDS encoding LysR substrate-binding domain-containing protein: protein MELRHLRYFVAVAETGSLTVAAERRLHTSQPSLSRQIRDLEDEVGAELFSRSARGVELTAAGKAFLDHARLALSQVDAATEAARRAARPSKQVFALGFLTGEEMTWLPRAMQVLRDELPNIDVTVSSHYSPDLADALARGKLDLAFLRAEPGFDLDYRVVSSEKLIVLMPSDHRLTERSAIRPEDFAGETFIMASNKARVLHDVIQRYLHESGITVTPEHGVDNLAMAMSLVASTRGLALMPEYATNLLPWSVVSRPLEGETPTVDLVIGYSRSNTSPVLKLFLSRADELMAHARDESR, encoded by the coding sequence ATGGAGCTTCGACATCTGCGGTACTTCGTGGCTGTCGCCGAAACGGGCAGCCTGACGGTGGCGGCGGAACGGCGTCTGCACACGTCGCAGCCGTCGCTGAGCCGCCAGATTCGCGATCTGGAAGACGAGGTCGGCGCGGAGTTGTTCAGCCGCAGCGCGCGCGGCGTCGAGTTGACCGCGGCGGGCAAGGCTTTCCTCGACCACGCGCGGCTCGCGCTGTCGCAAGTCGACGCCGCCACCGAAGCCGCACGCCGTGCCGCGCGGCCCTCCAAGCAGGTTTTCGCGCTGGGATTTCTGACCGGCGAGGAAATGACATGGCTGCCGCGCGCCATGCAGGTGTTGCGCGATGAACTGCCGAATATCGACGTCACGGTGTCGAGCCACTATTCGCCGGACCTCGCCGACGCGCTCGCGCGCGGCAAGCTCGACCTTGCGTTTTTGCGTGCCGAACCGGGCTTCGATCTGGACTATCGGGTGGTCAGTAGCGAGAAGCTCATCGTGCTCATGCCGAGCGACCATCGCCTCACCGAGCGCAGCGCGATCCGTCCGGAGGATTTCGCCGGCGAGACCTTCATCATGGCGTCGAACAAGGCGCGCGTGCTGCACGACGTGATCCAGCGCTATCTGCACGAGAGCGGCATCACGGTCACGCCCGAGCATGGCGTCGACAACCTGGCCATGGCGATGTCGCTGGTCGCCTCCACGCGCGGCCTTGCGTTGATGCCCGAGTATGCGACCAACCTGCTGCCGTGGTCGGTGGTCAGCCGGCCGTTGGAAGGTGAGACGCCGACCGTCGATCTCGTGATCGGCTATAGCAGGTCGAATACATCGCCGGTGCTGAAGCTGTTTCTTTCGAGGGCCGACGAGTTGATGGCGCACGCGAGGGACGAATCGCGCTGA
- a CDS encoding alpha/beta hydrolase family protein gives MWVAIRNAALGLLTCFALGACANAPADSRCGEACNSRGQLLDHHVTLKQSAAEFAKLLASSAGGQQLARIAGAPACGVEIVSFRYRTLGGAGEPTHASGALMIPSGSSAACSGPLPLMLYTHGTTAYRNYNLADITRTDPGNGDGAGEGIIVAAMYAAQGYIVVATNYAGYAGSDLPYHPYLNADQQSADVIDSLRAARVTLADMKPEVGTRENGKLFVTGYSQGGFVAMATHRALQAAGVKVTASAPGSGPYALAATADALIEGEVNLGATLFSTLIVTGYQHAYGNIYRQPGDFYEAAYAPAIETLLPSLQPLNTLFTTGKLPSAHLFSSVPPTPQFASMTPPASPPLTPPVLKPLFAAGFGNANLVRNAYRLTLLEDVAANPDGAFPNPTLAMKPAANPLHPLRQAFKRNDLRNWLPRAPVLMCGGKSDPTVFFFNARIEQAYWQNANVPAGLTSVLDVDSPVVGPDDPYARVKQGFAGAKAEVASQAVARGATDGGASAVLRAYHGELVASFCMVAARAFFAQF, from the coding sequence ATGTGGGTAGCTATCCGAAACGCGGCCCTCGGGTTGCTGACATGTTTCGCCTTGGGGGCGTGTGCCAATGCGCCTGCCGACTCCCGATGCGGCGAAGCGTGCAATTCCCGCGGCCAGCTTCTCGATCATCACGTCACGTTAAAGCAAAGCGCCGCGGAGTTTGCGAAATTGCTCGCGTCGAGCGCGGGCGGCCAGCAGCTTGCGCGGATTGCCGGCGCGCCCGCGTGCGGCGTCGAGATCGTAAGCTTTCGCTACCGGACCCTCGGTGGCGCGGGCGAACCCACTCACGCGAGCGGCGCGTTGATGATCCCGTCGGGAAGTTCGGCGGCATGCAGCGGACCGCTTCCGCTGATGCTCTATACACACGGCACCACCGCGTATCGCAACTACAACCTCGCCGATATCACGCGAACGGACCCGGGCAACGGCGACGGCGCCGGGGAAGGCATCATCGTGGCGGCCATGTATGCGGCGCAAGGCTATATCGTGGTGGCGACCAACTATGCGGGCTACGCCGGCTCCGATCTCCCGTACCACCCGTATCTCAATGCCGACCAGCAATCCGCCGATGTGATCGACTCGCTGCGGGCGGCGCGCGTGACGCTAGCCGACATGAAGCCGGAAGTCGGCACGCGCGAAAATGGCAAGCTGTTCGTCACCGGCTATTCGCAAGGCGGCTTCGTTGCAATGGCAACGCATCGGGCGCTGCAGGCGGCCGGCGTCAAGGTGACCGCGTCCGCGCCGGGTTCGGGGCCGTACGCACTTGCCGCCACCGCCGACGCACTCATCGAAGGCGAGGTCAACCTGGGCGCGACGCTCTTCTCGACGCTAATCGTGACGGGCTATCAGCATGCTTACGGGAATATCTACCGCCAGCCCGGCGACTTCTACGAAGCGGCTTACGCGCCGGCTATCGAAACGCTGCTGCCGAGCCTGCAGCCGCTCAACACGCTGTTCACCACGGGCAAACTGCCGTCCGCGCATCTCTTCAGCAGCGTGCCGCCCACGCCGCAGTTCGCGTCGATGACGCCGCCTGCTTCGCCGCCGTTGACGCCGCCTGTCTTGAAACCGCTCTTTGCCGCGGGCTTCGGCAATGCCAACCTCGTGCGCAACGCCTATCGCCTGACATTGCTGGAGGACGTCGCCGCCAATCCCGATGGTGCGTTTCCCAACCCGACCCTTGCGATGAAACCGGCAGCGAATCCGCTGCATCCGTTGCGCCAGGCGTTCAAGCGCAACGACTTGCGCAACTGGCTGCCGCGTGCGCCCGTTCTGATGTGCGGCGGCAAGTCGGATCCCACGGTGTTCTTTTTCAATGCGCGCATCGAGCAGGCATATTGGCAGAACGCCAACGTGCCCGCGGGGCTCACGTCCGTGCTGGATGTGGACTCGCCCGTTGTCGGGCCCGACGATCCGTATGCGCGCGTCAAGCAGGGATTCGCGGGCGCGAAGGCAGAGGTCGCGAGTCAGGCCGTGGCCCGTGGTGCGACCGACGGCGGCGCGTCAGCGGTGCTGCGGGCCTATCACGGCGAACTGGTCGCGTCGTTCTGCATGGTGGCGGCGCGGGCGTTCTTCGCCCAGTTCTGA
- a CDS encoding Zn-dependent hydrolase produces the protein MVRIDPDRLLTDLKRLRSFGATGPGVVRLALSPVDLASREWLAGRMTEAGLEGVIDGVGTVFGRSRKSGPALVIGSHTDTQPTGGWLDGAMGVIYGLEIARALAENESTRHFAVDVASWIDEEGTFSGLLGSRSFVGDNVDEAIRDATNRQGQRLEEVLATAGLAGRPRARFEPGRQVAYLEPHIEQGGRLEAAGKSVGVVTTIVGLRELRLRFTGQRNHAGTTPMAIRRDAGAALVAFIPQMNEAFAQLADADTVWTVGRIDIDPGSLSVVPGAAEMSLQFRDANAARLQAMEDRLAGLVRDFNARGSVSVALTTIDEPMQPVTMHAALADHLARAADAVAPGQWIRMPSGAAHDAQVIARCMPACMMFVPSIGGVSHDFIEDTAEAHIVLGCQVAATAAAAILEEQWAKRS, from the coding sequence GTGGTGAGGATCGATCCGGACCGGTTGCTGACCGATCTCAAGCGGCTACGCAGTTTCGGCGCCACCGGCCCAGGCGTCGTTCGGCTGGCGCTTTCGCCGGTGGATCTGGCGTCGCGCGAATGGCTGGCCGGGCGCATGACGGAGGCCGGGCTCGAGGGCGTGATCGACGGCGTGGGGACCGTGTTCGGACGCTCGCGCAAAAGCGGGCCCGCGCTCGTGATCGGCTCTCATACCGACACGCAGCCGACCGGCGGCTGGCTCGACGGCGCGATGGGCGTGATCTACGGCCTGGAGATTGCGCGCGCGCTCGCGGAAAACGAGTCGACGCGTCACTTCGCGGTGGACGTCGCATCGTGGATCGATGAAGAGGGTACGTTTTCCGGCTTGCTCGGCAGCCGCAGCTTTGTGGGCGATAACGTCGACGAGGCGATTCGCGACGCCACGAATCGGCAAGGCCAGCGTCTCGAAGAGGTGCTCGCCACTGCGGGTCTGGCCGGGCGGCCGCGTGCGCGCTTCGAGCCGGGCCGGCAGGTCGCCTATCTCGAACCGCATATCGAGCAGGGCGGCCGGCTGGAAGCGGCTGGTAAGTCCGTCGGGGTCGTCACCACGATCGTCGGGCTTCGGGAATTGCGGCTGCGCTTCACGGGGCAGCGCAACCATGCCGGCACAACGCCCATGGCGATCCGGCGCGACGCCGGCGCGGCGCTGGTCGCCTTTATCCCGCAGATGAACGAAGCGTTCGCGCAACTCGCGGATGCCGATACCGTCTGGACGGTGGGCCGCATCGACATCGACCCCGGCTCGCTGAGCGTCGTGCCTGGCGCGGCGGAGATGTCCCTGCAATTCCGCGACGCGAACGCCGCGCGTTTGCAGGCGATGGAAGACAGGCTCGCCGGGCTGGTACGGGACTTCAACGCGCGCGGCTCGGTGAGCGTCGCGCTGACGACCATCGACGAACCCATGCAACCGGTGACCATGCACGCGGCGCTCGCGGACCATCTCGCCCGCGCCGCCGATGCGGTGGCACCCGGCCAATGGATCCGCATGCCGAGCGGCGCCGCGCACGACGCGCAGGTCATCGCCCGCTGCATGCCGGCTTGCATGATGTTCGTGCCGAGCATCGGCGGCGTGAGCCACGATTTCATCGAGGATACGGCCGAGGCGCACATCGTTCTCGGTTGCCAGGTCGCGGCCACGGCTGCCGCGGCGATTCTGGAGGAACAATGGGCGAAACGATCGTGA